Below is a window of Thermococcus sp. DNA.
ACGCCAAGGGGGTTTCCGTACTCTTTGAGGCCGATTCCTTTGCTGGTCACGATAAAGTTGCTCACGTTGCGGAAGCCCCACAGCCTCGGCGAGCCTTTGATTTCTGCCTTTATTCCGGTAACCCTCTCAAAAATATCCTTTTTGAGTTCGAGTTGGGCTTTGTACTTCAGTCCCTGCCAGAGACAACCGCCGCAGGTTCCGAAGTGGGGACAGCGAGGAGTCTGCCTCAGCGGAGACCACTCGATAAGCTCAAAATCGAGCGCAAGCTTTCTCCCAAACCTTCTCCTCACCTTTCTAGCCTTTATCACGTCGCCGGGGTAGGCGAAGGGAACGTGGAGCTTCCTGCCGTGGGCTTCGAGCACGCCGAGGCCGTCGTCGCTTATCTTATCCACTCTGCCCCCTATCTTCATGGCATCCGCTTGGTGTGCGCTCTTAAGAATGTTGCCATGGGTTACTCTCGCCTCAGCAGGACGCGGGCAAGCAACACCATGCCAAGGAGGAGCGCGGGCCTGCAGAGTTTCTTCCCGATATTTTAGCCCGGAAAGGGAAAACACAGACAACTTTTTAAGCTCAAAGACTTCTTGAACCAAGGTGGTAACCATGGAGAGGCGTCAGCTCAAGTGTCCCCTCTGTGGGGGCACTGAGTTTCAGGTCGAGGAGGGCAAGCTCGACAGCAAGTGGGGTTTTACGGCCCACAAGGTCAAGATAGTCATCTGCAAGAACTGCGGCTACGTCATGCTCTTCTACAAGGGGAGGACGATATGGGACTTCGACTGACGATAGACCCTTAAGTTTCTATCTAAATTTCTGGGTACCGTTATGTCAGAGGGTTTATCCCGACGGATTCGGGGGCAGGTGTTGAACCCCCAATGAAACACTTCGAGGTCAGGATCTAGTTAGTAGAGAGAAATAGCAAACAGTTATCAAAAAGTTCGTCAACTTGACACTCTGGTTACACTGCTCTTTGGCGGCTTCTGAGTTACGTTCTAAAAATCAGAGAAATGAGAAAACACAGGAAAAGGAACTGTGGAGAAGTCTAAAGTGAATTGCTAGGGCCTAAAATCTTTCCTCCTAAAAACATTATAAGAAAATACTAATAGGAATAATGAAATAGCGAACGCTATTATGTACCCTGTCTGGGCAGATAGTGTGAGTTTAGCTACTTTTACTGTGGCCCCAATGGGTGCTAGGACGTATGCAACTAAGGTAACAACTAAACTTGAAGGGTATGGTTTCGATAACAGAATCAGAAGTGCCATCGGAACCGCCGACGTTAGTATATAAAACGAAAGCGTGCCTCCCAAGAAATCAAGCCAAGTCATTAAGGTCATCATTATGGAAAGGTATGTTGGAATTTTGAGCAGAATCGGAGTTACTAATTCTGAATATCCATGAAAGTATGAAACAAGGGAGACTAATGAGACTCCAATTAAGAGGCCGAGGAAAGAAGCAGTAAGTCTTCCTACAAAAACATTTTCAGGGCCATTAAACAAAGAAAGCTCAAACAAAGTTACTCTTGTGCTTCTGAACAGATGAGAGGCTATTAAAACTCCGTAGATAGGGAGAAATATAATCTCCACCACAACCACAAACTCATAAAGGCCGAACCTTGTGGCATCGGTCAACGTGTACCAAGTCCCTATGATTAAAAGACCCAAAAGTATTTCAGTTACTGGATGGGGAAACATGTTCTTCAGATACCATCTAACGGCTTTTGGAGTATACATAGCGCAACCCCGCCTTTTTAATTCCAACAACTCTCCCGCCTAGGAACATGCTCACAACTTCCTCACGGCTGGCCCTAACTATTAGAGTGGAACCGAACCGGTATATGGTCTCCACCTGAGGATTAACGTTGACATCTGCGAGCATTACTTCATAAATCCCTTCCGAGAATAGCTTTTTTCTATCTCCCTCCCAAACTTTCTGGCCCTCTTTTAAGACTAAAAAGTAATCTGCAATGGATTCCCCCTCTTCAATGTCATGAGTTGCTATTATAACACCGTTCTTCTGCGAGATAATATCGTCCACAATACCAGCCCTGTAGGAGTCGAGATGTGCCGTAGGTTCATCGAGTATCAAAACCTCGGACTCACAGGAGAGAGCCACAAGAAGATTGCATAGTTGTGCTTGACCGCTCGACAGTGAGTTCAGTCTTTCTTCCATAAACCTGTCGATTTCAAAAGCTTCTACTATCTCGTCAATGTTTGAACAAAGGGGATTTGCTCGAAGAGTTTCCACGAGGTCTTTAACCCTGATGGGAACTCTAAAATCAGGTTTTTCAAAGGAGTACCTAATGGCAATCCATTTATCCTTTCTTCTGTATGGTTCCCACCCGTTTATCTCAGCTCTCCCGGTTGTTGGATGCATTATCCCAGAGAGGACGGATAAGAGAGTAGTTTTTCCACTTCCGTTGTGTCCAATAAGGGCCAGTCTCTCTGTATCGGCCTTGAAAGTTAAATCCCGTATCCCCCATATTTCACCGTACTTAACCCCCAAGTTCTCTGCCCTAACAATCATCTTCCCGACC
It encodes the following:
- a CDS encoding ATP-binding cassette domain-containing protein, producing MIVRAENLGVKYGEIWGIRDLTFKADTERLALIGHNGSGKTTLLSVLSGIMHPTTGRAEINGWEPYRRKDKWIAIRYSFEKPDFRVPIRVKDLVETLRANPLCSNIDEIVEAFEIDRFMEERLNSLSSGQAQLCNLLVALSCESEVLILDEPTAHLDSYRAGIVDDIISQKNGVIIATHDIEEGESIADYFLVLKEGQKVWEGDRKKLFSEGIYEVMLADVNVNPQVETIYRFGSTLIVRASREEVVSMFLGGRVVGIKKAGLRYVYSKSR